Proteins co-encoded in one Scomber scombrus chromosome 14, fScoSco1.1, whole genome shotgun sequence genomic window:
- the LOC133994485 gene encoding beta-2 adrenergic receptor-like has translation MEYMSTVSALQNQSQHSNSSQVTGRPTEYSDAEVVLLGVLMAILVMAIVFGNILVITAILRFQRLQTVTNLFIASLAVADLIMGVAVVPFGSSYILLGAWQFGNFMCEFWTATDVLCVTASIETLCVIALDRYLAITSPLRYPTLLTRGRAIAAILVVWIVASLISFLPIHLKLWVASDEKAARCLKDKYCCDFNTNVPYAVSSSIVSFYLPLVVMIFLYTRVFQEAQKQLEKIRGRERHFYNLHDTAQLADDSPAMNKLRAGTKMGEQTGEDRLNMQKIGGIHTGKEDSKQNEGENKARTEKHSATKRLKFCLKEHKAVKTLGIIMGTFTLCWLPFFILNILMAFVQLNHIQLVFRLLNWLGYSNSAFNPLIYCRSPDFRHAFQEILCFRGRRGNRGGRRGWGWFREKNSYSKPSNRTIGNTDLSCVRGLDVQLRSGWKGSLESSIRDSSLTLDPATPCSEHVLEVAPGSLTNWQTNSSANGSHKENLASIA, from the exons ATGGAATATATGAGTACTGTGTCTGCACTGCAAAACCAGTCACAACACAGCAACTCCAGCCAGGTCACTGGGAGACCTACGGAGTACAGTGATGCTGAGGTCGTGCTGCTGGGGGTTTTAATGGCCATTCTCGTTATGGCCATAGTTTTTG GTAACATATTGGTGATTACAGCCATCCTGCGGTTCCAACGGCTTCAGACAGTCACCAACCTCTTCATTGCCTCCCTGGCTGTTGCTGACCTCATCATGGGCGTAGCTGTGGTCCCCTTTGGCTCCAGCTACATCCTGCTAGGAGCGTGGCAATTTGGAAACTTCATGTGCGAGTTCTGGACAGCAACTGACGTGCTGTGTGTGACGGCCAGTATTGAAACACTGTGTGTGATTGCTCTGGACCGTTACCTCGCCATCACCTCGCCGCTCCGTTACCCAACTCTGCTCACGAG GGGTCGGGCCATTGCGGCAATCCTAGTGGTTTGGATAGTGGCTTCCCTCATCTCTTTCCTGCCCATCCACCTGAAGTTGTGGGTGGCTAGCGATGAAAAGGCTGCCCGGTGCTTGAAAGACAAGTACTGCTGCGATTTTAACACCAATGTACCATACGCGGTGTCGTCCTCAATCGTGTCATTCTACCTGCCACTGGTGGTGATGATTTTCCTGTACACCCGGGTGTTCCAGGAGGCCCAGAAACAGCTGGAGAAGatcagagggagggagagacactTCTATAACTTGCATGACACTGCACAGCTGGCCGATGATAGCCCTGCAATGAATAAACTCAGGGCAGGAACTAAGATGGGAGAACAAACGGGAGAGGACAGACTAAACATGCAGAAAATAGGAGGTATACACACTGGAAAGGAGGACAGCAAGCAAAATGAAGGAGAGAACAAAGCAAGGACAGAAAAACACTCAGCCACAAAACGTCTTAAGTTCTGCCTTAAGGAGCACAAGGCTGTGAAAACTCTGGGGATCATCATGGGAACCTTCACGCTGTGCTGGCTGCCCTTCTTCATCCTCAACATCCTCATGGCCTTCGTCCAGTTGAATCACATTCAACTGGTCTTCAGACTCCTAAACTGGCTAGGATACTCCAACTCAGCTTTCAACCCGCTCATTTATTGCCGCAGCCCCGACTTCAGGCATGCTTTTCAGGAGATACTCTGTTTCAGGGGCAGGAGGGGAAacaggggagggaggagaggatgggGTTGGTTCAGAGAGAAGAATAGTTACTCGAAGCCCTCCAATCGGACAATAGGAAACACAGATCTGAGTTGTGTTAGAGGATTGGATGTTCAGCTGAGATCAGGGTGGAAGGGCAGTTTGGAGAGCTCTATTCGAGACAGCTCATTGACTCTGGATCCTGCAACACCTTGCTCTGAGCATGTTTTAGAGGTAGCTCCGGGTTCTCTGACAAACTGGCAGACTAACAGTTCTGCTAATGGGAGCCATAAGGAAAATCTGGCTTCTATTGCTTGA